From the Chitinispirillales bacterium genome, the window TTTATGTTCGGTAAAAATGATAATCGTAACGATTTATCTCTGTTTAATTTGAAAATCCATGCTTTTGTAAACAATTTCAAATCATTGGAGGTTTTTCTATGTTAGACGCCAACATTCTTGCATTCATCGGATTCGGACTTATGCTTGGACTTTCAGGGGTCGGCTCGGCTATGGCGACAGGTATGACCGGTTCGGCGGTCGTAGGACTGCTGAAAAAACGTCCCGAGACTTTTGGCAACGCCTTGGTCTTGGCGGCTGTTCCTTCTACCCAAGCGCTTTATGGCTTTGTCGGATTTATTATTTTTCAAGGCGTCATAGGCGCAGGCACGGTTGACGACGTAGCTAAAGGCGCGGTTATTTTGGGAGCAGGACTCGCTTTAGGGCTTATTTGCTTCTTATCGGCGATTTATCAGGCAAAAGTTTGTTGCAGCGGCATTTCGGCGATTGCGAGCGGACACGACGTATTCGGAAATACGCTTATTTTGATTGCGTTTCCGGAATTTTTTGCGATTTTAGCGCTGGTTTCCGCCATTATGATTTCAACTATGATTCCACAATAATTCTTTATGATATAAAAGCAGAATTTAAACTCTGCTTTTATATCGATTTCAATCGGAAAAATTCATCTTTAAATTAAAATCTTCGTCAATTGATATTCTACCCGAAAATAACTTTCCGTTTGACGAAGACACAAAGTTATCGAAAAAATCCGAATATCCGAAAAAAAGCAGTTTTTCAATATCTTCCTGCAACATTTTTCTTCCGAAAAGCGTTTCGCCGACGGCAAAATCACACTTTGAACAACGCCACTTTTTTTTATCTTTATGGATCGTAGAACCGCAAACAGGACATTTTGCAGAAAGCGTTTTGGCTTCAAACGAGAGTCTGTTGTTCGACCAAGCGAGCCGTCCGCATAAAGTTCCTTTAAGATCTTTTCTTATCCATCCTTCGCACCAATCCGTTTTTCCCGTTTCGAAAAGTTTTTTAATTTCTTTTTCGGAAATTCTTCTTCCGCGATAAACAAAAGGCAAAGAAAACCTGCATTTTTCACAGTCATGTGAAATTTCGTTTTTTTTTAATTCAATTTTACAGTTCGGACAAATCATAATTTGGATTTCAGAATTTTCAACGATATTTCTTCGCATACTTTTTCAAAAAACGAATCTTTTGAGGGCGTGAATTTCGTCCAAGAAGAAAATCTGAATTGAGGCGATAATTTTTTTAGCTTTTCCGGGTCCATACCGCGTTTTAGCCATTTTGTAAAATCGTCTTTTGAAAACGGCGGTTCCGGTAAAACGTTCGGAATTTCAATTCCTTTCAGTTCGTTCGCAATCATAAAAACGGCAGATTCTTTACGCCAAAATTCAAGCAGGTTTTCAAATTGATTTTCTGTTGTTTCTTTAACAATTTTCACGTTCTGCCAACAAATTATTTCGGACGAAAAATCGCTTGGCAATTTTCTTTTATATTTATTTATCCCTTCGTTTACGTAAGCGGTAAACAAATTTGAACTCGTAATGAAAAATATTTTTTTTACCCCGGACGCACAAAGCGAGCGCACACAATCCGAAATTAATCCGCAAAATCCCCTATGGTGAGCGCCGATAAGCGCAAAAGGCTTAAACGGCGTTATTACCCCTTGTAAAATTGGCGCCGTGAGAAAAACACCCGTTTTTTGCGAAACGTTTTCCGCAATTTTATTGGTGATAAATTCATTCATATTAAGAGGAAGATTTTGTATGGGTTCGTTTGCACAAATACAACAAATCACCTGTGGATTCGCCGCAATAATTTCTTTTACTTTGTCAAAGCGGTAATCGCAAAGATAACTCACTAATTCTCCGTGGTTCCTTTTATTTCCGCAAGAATTTCTTCAAGCGTCGTAAGAAGTTTAAGCGTATTTTTCGCTATTCCCTTTATGTTTTTATTTCCCATACTCTTTGCTATTTCGGACAACGCCGAATTTTTTATGCTATAATTGCTTTCGATTTTGAACGCAAGTTCGCTTAAAGTAAAAGGAATTGATTGCGAACGTAAAAACAGCAACGCTTCAAACACAGAATATAGACGGTTAATAATTTCCATGATAAACAAATCGTCATAATTTTGCGATATATAAGCTATACGCAAACGCATTAAAACACCTTGCATTGAAGCCGTAACGGCATTATGAAGATTATCAAAATTCACGTTCATTTGACCTATAGGATCGTCTCCGTAACATTTTCTGTAGCGGTTTTTTATGTGTACCAATTCAATAGGAAAGTTCTGGGCTAACGCCGAAATCTCGTTGGATGTAATCAAGTAAATCGGAATTTCAATTTTCCCTTTAAGAACCTTAGAAATAGTTCTTTGATCGGCATAAACATCCGGTCTGTTAAATAATCTTACAAACGGTTCGTCTAAATGCACCAAAAGAACGGGCTTGAATCCGCTTTCGGATTGAAAAAACGACGAGACGCTTATAAGATGGCTGCCAAAAGCGTTAAGCAACTTGCTTAAAATTTTATCAATTAATCGATTATAATAATCATTATTTTTTTCTGCCATAAAACCACTTCGTCTCATCAAAATTACAATTAAAAAAAATCAATACCCGACATCCCTGTAAAAAAATACGAACGATTTAAATTCGCCGATCTTTTATTCTTTGCAAAAATCAAGTATAAAAATACGACAAGCGATATTAAAAGTCCGACTAAAAGAATATTTTTCCAATAATTTTTTGTTTTTTCCGTTAAACCGTCAACTTTTACGTCGGCTGCCGCGCTTTCGGTTTCTATAAACGTTTCGTCCAAATACGCTTTGTAATACTGAAGCGTTTCTTTGACATTCATAAGAATATATTCCGCCGCTTGTTCCGTTTTTCCACTTTTGAACAATTCGTTCGCTTCGGGAATTACTTCCGAAAAAAACAACGACGGGATGACGAAATTACTCTCGTCTGAAAAATTGCTTTGGTATATTTCAAAACATTGCAAAGAATTTTTATAAATTATCGTAATCGTCGGAATTTTTCGAACGACGTTAAATTCTTCGTCTAAAATCAAAAAATCGATTATCACCGAATAATTTTTTTCTACGTCCGAAAGAATTGAATTCCAGCGACGGACAAAAGAAGTATCCAACAAGTTTTTCCTGTCGATAATCTCCGCCGACGACAAACTTAAAAAAACAACCGAAACCGCAAATATAAATCTAAATAGTTTCATTATCGTCTTTCCTCGTACAATTTTTTTCTATCTGAACTAACGCTCTTATAGTTATTATGACCGCGCATACTAAAGAAATATCTGTCGTAAATAATATACCTTTTGCCGCCAAAAGAGAAACAGGCGTTATTATTAAATATGGAATCGCGGCGAACATAACAAGTTTAATCTTTCCGTTAAATTTTAATCTTTTGCCGAAAAACAATAAATAAATTAAAACAGGAAGCCATATATGAAAGAGCGATTTAAGCATTTCAAGACCTATTACGACAAATTCCGTACACAAAAAGCCAAACTTGTTTGAAACTTTTTTGAAATACGCTTTATAAAAATTTTCATCAGCCGTTACGTTTGGATTTTTCAAAATTTTTTTCCATCCTATACGCTGAATTTTTTGTGGTTTTCTTTCAAACAGAATAGACATAATATTTGTAGAAAATTCGTTCTTTCCGGCATGTAAAAACGGTTTCCCGTTATTTTTTACGCTGTCCGTTCCGATTGTGACCTCTATCGGATACGAAACGTTTTTGGGTAATTTTACTCCGGAAACAAGCGTACCCAATTCCGTAAGTTTCCAACTGTCGATTTGTTTTAACGTATCCGGATAAACTAAAACATAATTCTCAAATTTTACGGTTCCTAACGCCGAATACGCCAATCGGGGCGCTTCTTCGCTTATTTTTATTACTCTTGAAACGGAAGCCAAAACAAGCGATAAAAAGAAACAAATAGAAAAAAACGCGGCGACGTTTTTTAGATTAGAAACCAAAATTTCAGACGCAAGGAATCCGCTGTCAAAAACCGACAGATGGATTTTCATAAAAAACCGCGTTACTGCATTATCATTCATTTTTATCTACCGCCGACAAAAGGTGAGATTTCCCTAAGTTTGTCAATAATGCCGGGAAGTACTTCTATAACTTTATCGATGTCGCTTTCGTTGTTGTAGCGGCTTATGCTGAAACGAATCGACGAATGCGCCAAAACATAAGGGAGCCCCATTGCACGCATGACATGCGACGGTTCGAGAGATCCCGTCGTACAGGCTGACCCGGAAGACGCCGCAATCGCGTTTTCATTCAAATGGAGTAAAATCGCTTCGCCTTCTATATATTCAAACGAAATGTTGAGCGTATTCGGAAGACGGTTCTCTTTGTCGCCGTTAAGCGTCGCGCCTTTGCATTTGGCTAAAAGATTTATTTCCAATTTGTCGCGAAGTTTCCTAAGTTCTTTATTTTCGTATTCAAGTCCGGATTTCGCCAATTCGCACGCTTTTGCCAAACCGATAATATACGGAACGTTTTCCGTTCCCGCACGAAACCCTCGCTCCTGATGTCCGCCGTGAATAAGCGAATCGATTTTTACGCCTTCACGAACAAATATTACGCCTATTCCTTTCGGCGCATGGATTTTATGTCCTGAAAAACAAAGCATATCGATAGGCGTTTTATTCAAATCGACGTTTATTTTCCCGACCGCCTGAACAGCGTCCGTATGCATAACGGCGCCCAAAGAACGAACCCTTTCGGTTATTCTTTCAATTGGAAAAATAACGCCTGTTTCGTTATTCGCCCACATAACCGAAACAAGAGTGTTTTCATTTATTCCTTCGCAAACTTCGTCTATATTTAAGTTTCCTTTGTCGTCCACGCCTATTTCACGGGTAAATACGCCTTTTGACGCAAGATAGCGAGTTGTTTCCAAAACCGCCGGATGTTCGACAGCGGTAGTAATAATTCTGCATTTCTCATATCCCCGGTTTGCACAAAATCCTTTAAGAGCCGTATTGTCTCCTTCCGAACCGGAAGCGGTAAAAAATATTTCGTTTGGTTTGCAATTCAAAAAATCGGCGATTATTTCGCGGGCGGTTTTAATATCTTTTGAAACTTTCCCTCCGAAAGTATGGATGCTCGACGGATTTCCCCACTTGTGCGAAAAATATGGGCTCATCGCCTCTATAACTTCAGGAGCGACTTGAGTAGTGGCATTATTGTCAAGGTAAATATTATTTTTCATAAAAACCCTTTTATTCATGCGTGAAAATAATATTTGTAGAAATTACAGAGAAAAAGTTTTTTAGTTTAGCTTCTTTAATCGCTTATTTTCTTGCAAAAGAAAATCTTATCAAAATTCTGTGTTTATTACTTTTCGCCCGCAAGTTTTCTTGATTTGCCTGAACCAAATCAAATTTGTAATCGTAATCAACGCTTAAATATTGAGTTAAATGGAAAGAAAGCAAATTATTCAAACGAAGATCCGGGGTATCGAATCTTTCAATCGGCATAAAAAGTCTTACATCGCCGTACAACGAAACGAATTTTGTTATATAAGCGAAATAATTAATCATAAATTCAGGTCCGTAATCAAATCTTTCCCCGTCGTTCTTTTCAAGATTTATTCTATCGATATTCGAATTGTATATATTTTTGTAAATATCGCTGTTCGTGTCAAATTTCATGTTTTTTTCCGAAACTATCTGCCAAGAATCCCATTTTTTTTCATAATCGGCTCCGAACCCCGAAAGAAAATTCATATTAACTATATGGTTTTTCAGAATTTGCACATTAAACCCTCCTCCCGCTTTAATCATAATAGGAGAGAACGCCGGGGAAATTCTCATAGAAAACGACGTTTTATCGATTTGCACTTCTGCGCTGTCGTCAACAATATCGGGAATGTTTTCGTAAAGCAAAAACATATGGTCGTGATCGCCTAATTCCTTAAAATTCCATTTTTTTTGCTCATAACTGAAATCCGCCGTTTTTGAAAACATTGAAGAAATAAATTCGCCGCGCCAATAAGGACCTAATCTCTTAAAAATTCTATAAGTAAAAAGCGTGTTTATTCTCAATTCGTCGCTAACGCTTTTAATAGTGCTTCTTTTCATATCTTCAATCAAAAAACCGGCGTCAATACGCGCCAAAATCATCGTTTCTAATTTATTTCTGGAATAATTAAATCTGTCGTACAGTAACAGCGAGAAACTTGTAAGATTAGCGGCGGTATCAACGATATTGTCGCGATAACAATCAAAATCAACGCTTCCTCCGATATTCACGATATGTGTAAATTTTTTGCTTCTTTTCTCTGCGGCAATATCTTCAATAAGCATTCCGCCGCCGAGAATTCTATTTGTGTTTGGCTCTTGAACGATAGTAAAGCGAATAAATTCACCGCCGGAAGTTACTTTAAACGTCAAAAAGTTGCTTATGGAATTAAGCGCCGAACCGACTCTCAAAAGCTTATAATTTCCGACGGGAAGAAACCAAACGCGCAAATCTTCCGCCAAATCGATGTCACGCCCCCGCCCGCGTCCCATCGCCGTAAGCGGATTTAACATCGCCAAGTCGTATTCGCCTCTAATGGGTTTGCCGTTTTCGTCTATAACTTCAATCCTTACGCAAGACCACGGCGGAATAATCGACGTTATTTCATTTTCATTTATATAAAATTCTTCAGCGGCGTCAAAAGACGCGTTTTCTGAAATTTTCAGCATATATTTCCCCGGCATAAGATTTATTTTATTTCCAGTTTCTCCCGATTTTACCAACTCGTTTTTAGAATTGTAAATATAAAATGACGGTTCAATGTCGCTGGAAGAACTCATTTTAGGAACAAAAACTACGCCCATTCCATATTTTATCGACGTCGTATCTTCTGAAATTTGATCATGAATCGACGACGTTCCCCACGATAACGACAATTTATCCGCGTTCGTTCGCTCAAAACTCTCTTCTTCTCGTAACGCCGACTCGCCCTTCCATAACGTGTTTCTTGTTATGTAATCAAAGTATGTTTTATTGTCTAATTCTTCTCCGGGAACATCCGGCGGAGGAGACGGGTAAAGTGCAGAAATTACAATTATTATAACATATATAAACGTTTTTTTCATTATTTCACAATCCGTCCGTATTTTAGTAAATTGTTGTTCCCGTAGAATTTTCGCCCGTCTCGTTCAAAAGCGTTTTTTTACCGTTCCATCCGCAAATATGGACGCGCCTCACACCTCTGCTTATCGCCTGCGCCGCACCGCGAAGTTTTGGTATCATCCCGCCTGTTATTTCGCCGGTTTCTATAAGATTTTCTATCTCGCCGACTTTGATTTTTTGCGCGATTTTCCCGCCGATTTTTACGCCCGCGACATCGCTGACAAATATCAAATCGTCAACTTTTTGAGTCGCCGCTATTTCGCTTGCCGCTCCGTCGGCGTTTACGTTATAAATATTGCCTAAATCGTCTCGTGAAACGGGAGAAACCACCGCAACAAATCCGTTT encodes:
- the nifS gene encoding cysteine desulfurase NifS translates to MKNNIYLDNNATTQVAPEVIEAMSPYFSHKWGNPSSIHTFGGKVSKDIKTAREIIADFLNCKPNEIFFTASGSEGDNTALKGFCANRGYEKCRIITTAVEHPAVLETTRYLASKGVFTREIGVDDKGNLNIDEVCEGINENTLVSVMWANNETGVIFPIERITERVRSLGAVMHTDAVQAVGKINVDLNKTPIDMLCFSGHKIHAPKGIGVIFVREGVKIDSLIHGGHQERGFRAGTENVPYIIGLAKACELAKSGLEYENKELRKLRDKLEINLLAKCKGATLNGDKENRLPNTLNISFEYIEGEAILLHLNENAIAASSGSACTTGSLEPSHVMRAMGLPYVLAHSSIRFSISRYNNESDIDKVIEVLPGIIDKLREISPFVGGR